The Nycticebus coucang isolate mNycCou1 chromosome 10, mNycCou1.pri, whole genome shotgun sequence sequence CTAGGCAGGAGTAGTTTTTTCTGAGTCTATTTTGGCCTCATCTCTAGATTATAGTAAAATTCCTTTTCATAGCATATATGTGAAGATTCacatattgttattaactatattcttttctagaagaaaattggAAAGCCGAAGACTTTTTAGTGAAATTCAAGGAACACCAAGATAAGTATTCTAGATCAGTTGTATgtatcaaccataaaaaaatggtTAACCAGAAGaataatttatatgaaaagacatttatactaggCAAAAACCCTGTTAATGCAAAAAATCTACCTCCTGAATACGGCACTCATGGAAAGATTTTGAGAAATGTTTCAGAATTAATCATCAGTAATCTAAATCCTACAACAAAAAGACGTAGTGAGTGTAATGGATGTGGGAAATCACTGCTCAGTACTAAGCAAGAGACAGCTCATCCTGAAGTCAAATCCCATAGTCAAAGTGCCAGGTCTTTTAGTCATAATGAAGTGCTTATGCATTATCAGAAAACGGAAACATCAGTACAGTCATTTGGATATAACAACTGTGAGAAATCATTCCTTAAAAGAGGAGGCTTAATTACACATACTAGAGCTTACAGAGGGGAAAACCCATCTTTATATaatagaaagagaagagcaaCTAATGTTGAGAAGAAACATACatgcagtgaatgtgggaaatcTTTTTGCAGGAAGTCAGTATTGATCCTGCATCAGGGAATTCACACAGAGGAAAAACCCTATCAATGTCATCAATGTGGAAATGCATTTAGAAGGAAGTCATACCTTATTGATCATCAAAGAacccacacaggagagaaaccctttGTTTGTAATGAATGTGGTAAGTCCTTCCGCCTCAAGACAGCCCTCACTGATcatcagagaacacacacaggtgAGAAATCATATGAATGTCTGCAGTGTAGGAATGCCTTCAGATTGAAGTCACATCTCATTCGTCATCAGAGaactcacactggagaaaaaccgTATGTGTGTAATGACTGTGGGAAGTCCTTCCGCCAGAAGACAACACTCTCtctacatcagagaattcatacaggGGAAAAACCTTATATTTGTAAAGAATGTGGAAAGTCCTTTCACCAGAAGGCAAACCTTACTGTACATCAAAGAACTCATACAGGGGAAAAGCCCTATAtttgtaatgaatgtgggaagtCCTTCTCCCAGAAGACAACTCTTGCTCTTCATGAGAAAACGCATAATGAGGAGAAACCCTATATTTGTAATGAGTGTGGAAAGTCCTTCCGCCAGAAGACAACTCTCGTAGCACATCAGAGAACACATACAGGGGAGAAATCTTATGAATGTCCTCACTGTGGGAAGGCCTTTAGAATGAAGTCATACCTCATTGATCATCATAGaactcacacaggagagaaaccatatgaatgtaatgaatgtgggaaatcaTTCAGCCAGAAGACAAATCTTAAtctacatcagagaattcatacaggGGAAAAACCTTATATCTGTAATGAATGTGGCAAGTCCTTTCGCCAGAAAGCAACCCTGACTGTACATCAGAAAATACACACAGGACAGAAGTCCTATGAATGTCCTcagtgtgggaaagcctttagcAGGAAGTCATATCTCATTCATCATCAAAGAactcatacaggagagaaaccatacaaatgtaatgaatgtgggaaatgCTTCCGTCAGAAGACAAATCTCATTGTACATCAGAGAActcacacaggagagaagcccTATGTATGTAATGACTGTGCGAAGTCCTTCAGTTATAAGAGAAACCTCATTGTCCATCAAAGAACTCACAATGGAGAAAACattgaaatataataaatggTGTGATATCGTTGTGAATTCTGTTATTGTAAAcctttagttttaaaaagaaaagcatgcttaaacattttaatgtcattttaatCACAAATGTAATAGTTACTAAAGTACCATACCACATAAGGATTTCTCTATGGTTTACTACCATATAAAATAGATGCTGTAAGCTCGGcgcccattgcacagtggttacagcaccagccacatgcactgaggctggtgggtttgagcccagtcaggccagctaaacaacaatgacaactgcaagaagaaaatagctgggtgttgtggtgagtgcctgtagtcccagctacatgggaggctgaggcaaaagaatttgcttaagcccaagagtttgaggatgctgtaagctgtgatgcaacagcactctactgagggtgacacctTGAAACTGTCACAAAAAAAGGTTGTCATTATTATAGAACTGTATTATATATGAAGCTAACTTTTAAACTTTTCAACTGCTCCTGCTGACTTAAGtggtttatattaaaaaatacataacaggtagcgcctgtggctcagagagtaaggcactggccccatataccaagggtggcaggtttgaacccagccccagccaaactgcaacaaaaaaatagtcaggagttgtggtgggcatctgtagtcccagctacatgggaggctaaggcaagagaatcacctaagcccaagagctggaggttgctgtgagctgtgacgtcatagcactttaccaagggcaacaaagtgagactctgtctcaaaaaaagaaaatacataatacatGCAGAGGCAAAGTACAAAATGATTATAAGCATCAGTCTACATAAGAGAAAGTATGAACTGTATTTCTCATTGCACTCTGTGTAATAAAAAGCAGTTAGTTGCTACTTCCCTAAAGATTACCATATCCCTAGCCTATATCATAAAGCagtttttgcatgtttttaaactttgtatttttataacaCATCATGAATTcttctgtgaacatttttaagattttgagatttttgtgtacattattgcatGTAGCAGTAATTTTGTATACAATTCCATTTTAAGAATATATTATCCTATTAAtggatatttgtattttttataattttgtgttataataaataaaactgctgTTAAGTAttcttgtttatgtcttttggGGGTAGGGTTaatatttctgttgattttatgCCTAGGACTGGAATTATTGAGTCTAAGGTGCATATTAGTTTCTTTAGCTGTGGCAAGTAGTGCCAAAACTTTCAGACCTTTCTCAACATGAGATGATACATTTTGGACAGAAACAGATACAATTGTAATCAACTTGGAAAGGTCTTTAATAGTCATTCAAAATGGGAAATTCctactaaaaaggaaatttataattGGTAATTATGTGGCTATTGTGGATATAGGAATGCAATAAATGTAACAAGACCTTTACCTGTCACTCAGCCcttacaaaacaaaaccagagaaTTCATATTTGAGGGAACTCCTATAGTTGTCAATAATTTTAGGGGTATTTTAGCCATTGCTTACATCTTAacatcaaagaattgaaattcatATAAGAGAAAGGGATGCTTGTAAGGGGAATAGATAAGTAAAATTAGAAAGTAGTCACAGGAAacattgagaaaaataatttctatgaaaTAAGGCTTTCATACCTTAATCTCACAGGAAATAAAAGTTTCTGAAAATCCCAATTAAAAAATTactagaggctcagtgcctgtagttcagtggttagggtgccagccacatacaccagggcaggagggttccaacccagccccggcctgccaaacaccaataacaactacaacaacaacaaaaaacatagctgggcattatggtgggtgccagtagtcccagctacttgggacactgaggcaagagaatcacttaagcccaagaatttgaggtgagttactgtgagctgtgacaccactgtttCAAAATTGGAAAACTAAGACAGTAACTCCCAGCAAATCTTTTCTGTGAGAATAGTCCCCAGCTTAGCAGCAATTTAAACAGTGTTTATTGAAGGCCCTTCTTGGGAAGGATTACTTATAACCAACATTTAGTACACATAAAATCACTGAATGTAACAAAAGTCAGTAGGAAATTCAgtgcaattctttttattttttgatagtttcattttgttttccttggtagagtcccatggtatcatagttcacagcaacctcactcttgggttcaagtgatctcatgcctcagcctctcaagtagctgggactatgggagcccaccacaatgcacagctatttttagaggcggggtctcactctggctcaaagctgacctgtgaactcaggcaatccacccgccttgggtggccaagtgctgggattacaggcattagccacagcacctggcctaaatgcaatttttcaaaaacatatttaGAACTGTAAGCTGTACCTGAGTAAGCAGGAAGATAGTTTGTGGCTCAAGTGTCTGACATTAAAACTATTAGACAGTACACTGGGTGCAGTGATATAAATGGAGATCACATGTTTACCTGATAACCACATTCTTTATCTTGATAAAGATCAAATGAGACTTGatcttctcattttgttttttctcctgtgAATTTAACTTCCTGGATATATAGCAAAGAAGAACCCTCAATTTTCTCAACTACTCAGGCAACCAGATAATCATTTCcactaaatgaaattcaaaaaattaaaactaagctgctcgggagactgaggcaagagaatcgcgtaagcccaagagttagaggttgctgtgagctgtgtgacaccacagcactctacccgagggcagtacagtgagactctttgtctctacaaaaataaataaataaaaatttaaaaaattaaaaattaaaactagtttTGTTTGCAGTTAGAAAAATTGACGTGACTGTCTGCATTTGTCCAGTGACCTTACACCAGACAGCCAAATAGAACTGTGGGCTCTTTGGCCCTACTTTTCAAGCCACCAagcttgtattattttttatagttgcCCTAGTAAATGAAAACACTCCTCATTCACAAAAGACTTCAACATCAGTTTGTGAGTTTTCTCTATCTCCAGTTCTTTCAGCATTATCTACATGAAAAACTTACCCAATTGGCTGGTCCTCTTCTCACACATTTTCACAATGACAAAGAGTAGTGATGAATGTTTATTACACATTACGTTACAAAGAGAAAGTATATCAATTTAACCTATGTGATCTGACTTGAAAGCTTAAATACTATCAAACTTATTCCATTAAGACTCAAGAAAATTCAAGTTGGCTAAACAGGATTTCTACAAGGAGTACAACAAAAGACCTTTGTGGTTTACTTTTATTACGTGATACAtgcaaatttaaattaaaaaaatatacaggccaggcgcaggggctcaggcctataatcttagcactctgggaagccgaggtgggtggattgcttgagctcatgagttcaagaccagcctaagcaaaaagtgagagagaacccatctctactaaaaaatagaaaagctgaggcaagaggattgcttgagcccaagaattagaggttgctatgagctatgtcaCAGCACTAAAcctagggagacagcttgagacagtctccaaaaaaaaaaaaaaaaatccagatgttGGCATGCAAGTCACTGAATTATGGAAGTTCTGAAAAAGTGAACTATTTTCCCTTTCGTTTTTTTAAGGCTGAGACGTAATTAAACTTtattctggataatttttttttttttttgagacagactcttactttgttgccctcagctcatagcaacctccaaacctCAAGCTTAAGcaactctgttgccccagcctcttaagtagctgggactacaggtgcccaccacaacgcccggctatttttagagaaggggtctcacactggctcaggctggtcttgagcctgagttcaggcaatccacctgtcttggcctaccagagtgctgggattacaggagtgagccgtaactttcttcttaaaaatgaaattatcaaaAAGAAGTTTCTGTTTGTGTATGCTTCCTAGGGAAATTTAAAGGACTGGAAAGCTGACATTACAAAATCAGTTTCACTGAGAAATATCCATTATATGAAGCCTGTGCacttatctttaaattttattcaagTTCTTAAAAATTTGTAAGACTAAATGATATGCTGCAAAGTGTTACAAGTATTAAGATTATATGATGTACatcatgttaaaataaattaagacaGATTTGGAGtatgcagtttttaattttaataaaatagataatttcaTATTACATAGAGAGCAAGTCCATCCACTCATTGttgataaaattttagaaatattttctataaaaagtttAGGATCTGACTGGAAATGAATCCATTACAACATGATTTCTACAGGTACAGTGTTCTCATCCTCTTCCCCATTCTtattaattttgagaaattttaaaaatacagaaaaatacaaaaaataagacaAGATATCCATATACCACAATCCAGAATCAACTagtatctttatatttatttgaagtctttttaaagagaaatgaatatttatataaaaagctgAAGACCCCTTTAACCAATACCCTCCCCGCTCCCACActcattccctttccttcttGAGTCTACACAGCGGCGACCATCAACATCTGTATCCTTCCAaatcatttcaaaaacatttacatacatgtatgtatccaTTACCAGTATATAGTACTGAATTTTGTGAAGGAAGTTTGAATTAGAATTTACAATCATTGTACTGTATTGCATGCTGCAAATTAATTTCTCCTTCAACATTTTCCAGATGTTAATGTTAATATTTGTTGCATTTGACAGATATACAGTATTCTGTCaagaattttccattttgttccatTTCTGTCTACTACGTATCAAGCCGTGAATATCCTGGTATATATTTCCTGAGCATACATACTCATGAGAATTGCTAACCAGTTTTGAAGCTGTCACAGGAACGTATCCCTACTTCCCAAGGAAATAACCATTTAGAACACAGCCTTCTCATGTTCCTGTTTTTAATctctgtggattttatttttgtatagttCATGCACTATTTTCTCCTCCTTGGAGAACAAATAACctccaaatcattttttaaaatagtcccATCAGATCCTCGCCTGATGCTGTTTCTATCATATCCGAAATTCTAATAAATGCATAGATCTTTCTGGAATCTCTTCTGCTCTGCTGAATTAATactagagttttattttatttgtagttcatcatatcatctgtgtttgtctttgttttcaatACTTACAACTTATTTTTCCTATTACAGTGGTGAAAATCTCTAAGATGACAGCAATGGCTAATGGTTATGTTTCGTTTCCATTTTAGTGGAAATGTGTCTAAAGTTTCAATATTACCTCTGCTATAGGTTTTTTTGTAGGCTTTTTATCATATAAATGTCTTTCTCTTCGGTATGAATTCTCTCATGTCCCgtaagtttttaatatttgttagtTTACCTCATTCACGATCCTTTTGCTTCAGAGTGATTCTTTCTGATTCACTGAGTTGTAAATTCCTGATGAAAACTTTGCCATTTTCAAGGTATTTACAGGGCTTTTAATGAGTATGGATTTTCTGGTGTCTAATGTGGTGTGACTTCTGGCTaaaagctttcccacattcactacATTGATAAGGCTTCTTACCTGTGTGTATTCTCAAATGCAAAGCAAGGGTTGAGAATTGAGAgaaagctttcccacattcattgcaACCATAGGGTTTCTCACCTGTATGGCTTCTCACATGAACAGTAAGAGATGAACTCTGAGAGAAGGCTTTTCCACACACGTTGCATTCGTAAGGTTTATCTCCTGAATGAATTCTCACATGTACAATAAGTGATGTTCTTTGAGAGAAGGCTTTTCCGcattcattacattcatagggtttctctccagtgtgaatgtTTTGATGTTTTATGAGGTACTTCTTCTGGCCAAAAGCtgttccacattcattacatttaaagGGCTTCTCCCCAATATGGATTTTCTCATGCTCAGTAAGGTTTGATTTGCCACTAAAGGTTTTTCCACACTCCTTACACACAAAGGGCTTCTCTCCCGTGTGAGTTCTCTGGTGTCGGATGAGATTTGACTTTTGAATGAAAGCTTTCCCACAATCTTTACACTcaaagggtttctctccagtgtgaattttcTGATGGGTAAGGAGGTTTTCCTTCTGGCTGAAagattttccacattcattacattcaaaAAGCTTCTCTCCAGTATGGGTGTTCTGATGTTTAATGACATACTGCTTTTggctaaaggcttttccacattcattgcATTCAAAGGGTTTCTCTCTAGTATGAAAATGCTCATGCTCAGTGAGATTTGATTTGTGGCTGAAGACTTTCCCACATACCTTGCAAGCAAAGGGGTTTTCCCCACTATAAATTCTCTGCTGACTGAGTTGTGACATCTGAATGGAAGCTTGCCCACATTCACAAGTTTTCTTTCcagtatgaattttttgatgaatgAGAATTTACTTTTGGCTGAAGATATTTCCACATTTCTTACATTTATAAGGCTTCTCTGTGTATGGCCTTCAAATGCAAAGGAAAGGATAAGATTTGAGAGAAAATGTTATCATACTCAATACGTTCAAAGCTTTCTCTCcagtatatattttctaatatttaatgaTCTATTGCTGCATTCACTGGTTTCTCTCCAGCATGAATTTTTTGCTGTTCAGTGAGATTTGTCATCTAGCTAAAAGCTTTTCAATATTCCTTAGAAGGACAGTATTTCTCTTCAGCATGACTTCTACATTCAATGAGATGTGACATGCGAGTGTAAGTTTCCCCACACTCAATAAactcatagggtttctctccagtgtgaatgcTCTAATAAAAGAGAGGgcacaaactttttaaactgaAGGCATTTCCACACTGATTTCCACTTAAAGAGAATTAATACCATAAAGAATAAGCCAGAAGAATTCCAAGCTAATTAAAGTGATAATTCTTTCCTACACAACTTTTCTCATAATTCTGAATGTCTTTTGAACTGAAAACTCCAAAAAGGTGTGGCCTTAAACAATATAAAGTCTGAGATCAGAAGTACTTTTCTAATTTGCTTATATTCAGTTTTTTCTTCAGTCTGTACTTAAGATGGATGCAACTTGCCTCCAAAATCTTGTCACCTATCCATTCATCATCTTCTCAGGCTTCTTCTAAAATGGAGTACGGAACTCAAAACTTCAAAAAGATTTTGccttaaaagatataaagtctgaGATCAGAAGTACTTTTCTAATTTGCTTATATTCGCTGTTTTTTCTTCAGTCTGTACTTAAGATGGATGCAACTTGCCTCCCAAATCTTGTCCTATCTGTTCATCATCTTCTCAGGCTTCTTCTAAAATGGAGTACAAAGAATCATCATTTAAAGACATTAGTGTATAAAATGCTGAGAACTGTGGCTGGCACATgttaaacactcaataaatagtaCCTTCATGTTATCATCACTATTATTTGTGAATTCTCCCATTATGTTTCTAGTAATAACATTTCAGATTGTGCTTTTGGGGGATTAACTCTGGCAGCCCATAGCCCAGTAGAAAAAGAATCAATGTGATCAATATCCCCAAACTTTGAGACGAGAATGTTTGTAGAGGTTATTTAGGAAGTCTTTAACATTTATGAATTCAAAGCTTAGATTACCctagaaaaataatcttttccaTTTCAGAATTCAACAAATTGCCTAATAGTGAGGAACTGCTGAATAGGATAACAAGATGACCACATAAAAATGAGAAAGTCCAGCAGAGATGCTAAGAGAAATAACATTAATCtctaaaaaaggcaaaagatcAACCATTAACTGCTTCCTCTAAAAATGCCATTAAAAtgacaagaaaagggaaaatggtACAAATTCACAGGATGAAAGAATATGTAGACATCAgtatataaccaacattaacaCATTTTTCAGTAATAGAAAACATATGGAAACTTTTCAGTGCAAAGCAGTTGGTACTACAGACTGGGATGCCAATATTAAGCAAGGTGGTTTATGccacaaaaaaatcagaaaaactcaggaaatgaaggaaactaaGTACAGGAGAACCCtaatagttgaccatctccctatacTAACTAtatccttaagttgacctaattttcatagactgacaTGCACGCcatgtacttatcagtacagcaggcctagttccttgtttTCCACCTCCGTAAGCTGACCAGTTTATtataatcccttgggtggtcaatttacaaagGTTCTGCTGTATACTGAAATCAGTAGGATTAAATCTACACATAATATGATGGGAACCACAGTACCAGTCTGTAGCTGAGGCCAAAAAAATGTTGGCAACCAGATACATATACCTATTGAGTTGAATATGAGAGAACCCTTCTCTGGAAAAACTGAAAGGCTTGTGATCATTGGGATGCTCCTCCAAAATGTTAACTGGCACATGTGTCTACATTTCATTGGCCAAAACAAAGGAGTTGGCCATGGCTGAGTTCATTAGAGTAAGGTAGTATAATCCTTCTGCAGGGAGGAGACCAGTGGTCTGTTAGGCATTTTACTTTGTATCCACTGAAGCCTACCAGGTAACTAGAAGCACTTAAgacaccagaaaaagaaaaaagcttctaATCATTTTTTAGTAAGTCATTGTTAAATATGATTTTGCAACAAATATTCCATATATATAAGATATCCACTAACatgaaagttgaaaacaaaaaagaaaaggaaaaaaacactagAACCAATTATAGACAGTTATGAGAAAATTTTTTATCAGTCAAATAGTTAAGAGTTTCGCAAACAGAAAAGTTCTCTTAGAACTAAgacaatgagagagagaaaaaaagggaagatgaGGTAAAGATCAGAAAGACTGTTACCTCATTCTAGCAAACTCAGGCATGGACAGGTATCTTGGTTGGCAAATGATCAAAAGTGACAAATGTCATTTCCTGTAGAGGTTTTAAtgacaaaaatcagaaaagataaacccagaaaatggccaggcatggtggctcacgcctgtaatcctaacactctgggaggca is a genomic window containing:
- the ZNF565 gene encoding zinc finger protein 565 isoform X3, with amino-acid sequence MDVMLENYCHLISVGCHMTKPDVILRLERGEEPWASFAGHTCLEENWKAEDFLVKFKEHQDKYSRSVVCINHKKMVNQKNNLYEKTFILGKNPVNAKNLPPEYGTHGKILRNVSELIISNLNPTTKRRSECNGCGKSLLSTKQETAHPEVKSHSQSARSFSHNEVLMHYQKTETSVQSFGYNNCEKSFLKRGGLITHTRAYRGENPSLYNRKRRATNVEKKHTCSECGKSFCRKSVLILHQGIHTEEKPYQCHQCGNAFRRKSYLIDHQRTHTGEKPFVCNECGKSFRLKTALTDHQRTHTGEKSYECLQCRNAFRLKSHLIRHQRTHTGEKPYVCNDCGKSFRQKTTLSLHQRIHTGEKPYICKECGKSFHQKANLTVHQRTHTGEKPYICNECGKSFSQKTTLALHEKTHNEEKPYICNECGKSFRQKTTLVAHQRTHTGEKSYECPHCGKAFRMKSYLIDHHRTHTGEKPYECNECGKSFSQKTNLNLHQRIHTGEKPYICNECGKSFRQKATLTVHQKIHTGQKSYECPQCGKAFSRKSYLIHHQRTHTGEKPYKCNECGKCFRQKTNLIVHQRTHTGEKPYVCNDCAKSFSYKRNLIVHQRTHNGENIEI
- the ZNF565 gene encoding zinc finger protein 565 isoform X1 produces the protein MAQGLVSFKDVTVDFTQEEWQHLDPAQKTLYMDVMLENYCHLISVGCHMTKPDVILRLERGEEPWASFAGHTCLEENWKAEDFLVKFKEHQDKYSRSVVCINHKKMVNQKNNLYEKTFILGKNPVNAKNLPPEYGTHGKILRNVSELIISNLNPTTKRRSECNGCGKSLLSTKQETAHPEVKSHSQSARSFSHNEVLMHYQKTETSVQSFGYNNCEKSFLKRGGLITHTRAYRGENPSLYNRKRRATNVEKKHTCSECGKSFCRKSVLILHQGIHTEEKPYQCHQCGNAFRRKSYLIDHQRTHTGEKPFVCNECGKSFRLKTALTDHQRTHTGEKSYECLQCRNAFRLKSHLIRHQRTHTGEKPYVCNDCGKSFRQKTTLSLHQRIHTGEKPYICKECGKSFHQKANLTVHQRTHTGEKPYICNECGKSFSQKTTLALHEKTHNEEKPYICNECGKSFRQKTTLVAHQRTHTGEKSYECPHCGKAFRMKSYLIDHHRTHTGEKPYECNECGKSFSQKTNLNLHQRIHTGEKPYICNECGKSFRQKATLTVHQKIHTGQKSYECPQCGKAFSRKSYLIHHQRTHTGEKPYKCNECGKCFRQKTNLIVHQRTHTGEKPYVCNDCAKSFSYKRNLIVHQRTHNGENIEI
- the ZNF146 gene encoding zinc finger protein OZF, which gives rise to MSQLSQQRIYSGENPFACKVCGKVFSHKSNLTEHEHFHTREKPFECNECGKAFSQKQYVIKHQNTHTGEKLFECNECGKSFSQKENLLTHQKIHTGEKPFECKDCGKAFIQKSNLIRHQRTHTGEKPFVCKECGKTFSGKSNLTEHEKIHIGEKPFKCNECGTAFGQKKYLIKHQNIHTGEKPYECNECGKAFSQRTSLIVHVRIHSGDKPYECNVCGKAFSQSSSLTVHVRSHTGEKPYGCNECGKAFSQFSTLALHLRIHTGKKPYQCSECGKAFSQKSHHIRHQKIHTH
- the ZNF565 gene encoding zinc finger protein 565 isoform X4, with amino-acid sequence MVNQKNNLYEKTFILGKNPVNAKNLPPEYGTHGKILRNVSELIISNLNPTTKRRSECNGCGKSLLSTKQETAHPEVKSHSQSARSFSHNEVLMHYQKTETSVQSFGYNNCEKSFLKRGGLITHTRAYRGENPSLYNRKRRATNVEKKHTCSECGKSFCRKSVLILHQGIHTEEKPYQCHQCGNAFRRKSYLIDHQRTHTGEKPFVCNECGKSFRLKTALTDHQRTHTGEKSYECLQCRNAFRLKSHLIRHQRTHTGEKPYVCNDCGKSFRQKTTLSLHQRIHTGEKPYICKECGKSFHQKANLTVHQRTHTGEKPYICNECGKSFSQKTTLALHEKTHNEEKPYICNECGKSFRQKTTLVAHQRTHTGEKSYECPHCGKAFRMKSYLIDHHRTHTGEKPYECNECGKSFSQKTNLNLHQRIHTGEKPYICNECGKSFRQKATLTVHQKIHTGQKSYECPQCGKAFSRKSYLIHHQRTHTGEKPYKCNECGKCFRQKTNLIVHQRTHTGEKPYVCNDCAKSFSYKRNLIVHQRTHNGENIEI